From the Macrobrachium rosenbergii isolate ZJJX-2024 chromosome 50, ASM4041242v1, whole genome shotgun sequence genome, the window TAAAGCTTATTATATCTATGAAGATGTGAAAGATCCAAGATCACATACAATGGGACAAAATACGTATGGAAGAGCATTTATATTTAATACTAACTCTCCTCTGCCAACTCTGTAGCAATGCATGAAACACTGCCTCTCCCACATCACTTGGGACCAGCTTTAATGTCAAGACTATTTGTCCTAACTTTAAAGCCGGTCCACTCTCCCACATGGCATTTGTATCAAGCCTAACCTTTCTTCTGGTGAAACACTGTTTCCCCACAACTCTTTCCACACACCAAcaaattgtgaataaaaaataattaaacaaagttCTCTTCATGCTGCGTGGATAGCATGATTGTGGCCCACATATGACTAGCTGGCCACAGGGCGGTAGAGACAAAGGGACCCCTCAAATACAGCGGGGGCTCTCCAGAACAGAGGGGCCTCCCATCACTAACTTAGGTTCTGTCAGTAGAGCGCATCTTGTCCAAAACACATTCATAAGATGCTTCGGCCATATCTGtagcctgaaaaagaaaaacatttgtatTATCTAGAAATCAACTATGATTATTATTCCTACAgctggcaaaataaataaaaacacatctgTTCCAAATATTCCAATCaaacaattttgtaattaaactTACCTGTATGTACTTTCCTATGCCTTCCAATGATTGTTTAAGGGCATCAAAGCTTGATGAATACAGCATCTTCTTTTTGATCTTGGCAGTATCTGGGCACCAAGACATCAGGAAAAGTTTCTGCTTCCTCGTCTAGAAGTAAAAAGCAtaaattttacttgcatttcGCTAACATGTTATAATGGGTTTAACCTACTGCAATTATAAGCTATTTGGCAACGTCAACAATTACATACATTTAGAACTTCATTTATTCTGTTTACATTCCATCCATATAACACTTATGTAACAGAGTGTCCTATAAACAGACTTCTGTATGTATTTCCCCTTTACCTCCTATtacatcttcctaatgaacaccttattctttggaagcttgaatttcaagtcaatggcccttgtaggATGCATTGGTTTATTCTTCCGAATATAATTATACAAGACAATCAAAATTTAACCTATTAACAGTCTCAACTGAAACAGCCCTACTTTCTTTGCACACACTGCTTGCATTAATACCTAAGTACAGTATTACAAAACTACCACCAATCATTGTCCACTTGCATTTCCATTCAGCAATATGCTGAAGTACATAATTTTTTCCCTAAACACTACGGCAACTTTTCAACAGGAGTAAGTTATGACAGTTTGTGGTGCTGAAGTCTGacaggatatatattttttcattaacatttatgcATGGTCTTGTCAATTTGGTGATCTTAACAAATCATTCAATTTCAAACCACCACATGAAAACAAGAATATAGCTATCAAAGGTCCATTTCTTAATGTCATCCTGGTATGACTTGAGTTCCACAGAAAGAACTGCCCTCTACAATATAGATAAGTTTATGGTAATATCTGCTTGTGAATGAAACATTTGCCAGGAGATTCTTGGTTGAAAATCTAAATTACTGGTCTTAAATTTCTGAAACAGTATATACCACAAAAGAAAATTtgcgtatatatgtttatgaactgatataaaaatgtatatacgtTTATGAACCGATATAAAAAGTTAATCTAGTTATATCTGGAACTTTTAAAATTATGCTATTCTCACCTTAGTACTTTAAACGGATAAAAACACTAGTATACAAATGTAATAGCAACGAAATGGCATGTCCTTAAAAGCGTAACTAAAAACTTGTTTTGGTGTTGCTCACTTTGCATGAGTGATTAAGAAGTTTAAGAGTTTCAGATAACAGTCATTATAGACATGTGCACCTAAGCTACCTTCACAGTCATTATAGACATGTGCACCTAAGCTACCTTCACAGTCAGTATAGACATGTGCACCTAAGCTACCTTCACAGGTTTCATTAATCTACCCCAGggaataaatttttcattcttcatacacTGACCATAGTTTGAATTTTTCTATTCAAAACCTACCTAAATTACCACATCCTACTTTTTGAAAGTGCTTTTAATTATCCAAAGAATATACATTCAAGATTATTGCCAAACCACACACTAAAACCTTTGTACACACTAGAATTAGTTTGAAACAACCACTTCATATTTTGTGTCCTGTATGGGGTGCTACCTCACTGGTTTAGAACTCTAAAAAGGGCCGGCCATCAAATAGGAAAAAGCTGGTTTGCTATTATGTAAAGGCAAATTAAAAGCCAGGGCCTGAGACCAAGTAATGAGTCAAGCACACCACACCATCTTAGGTGAGATAAGGGAGCCCACCAATACTTCACATTTTGTAAGGAAGTCTCAAGTGATAGGAAatgtcaagatatatatacaaaaatctacaCAGAAAAAATTGCTGAGGAAATGGAATGATGTTTCTTCACAAAGGCTGGCAAGGTGGTAGTGGAAGTGACTCCCAAAGAAACTTGTACTTTTAAGTTATCTTTTACCTTAAAACCAACCCCCTATGGCCTGAGAAAAAGTGTGGTACATAACGTGAATAAGGGTGAATTGAAAATCTGAACCATAGGACCCAGCACTCCTGAAACCATTATACCACAAGACCTCAAGGTGCTATGATGTCTACTGgttaaatgttttaattgtttGGTCACCTGGAACTGAAGGATGCATAAAATTTGGAAATGTAGGGAAAGGGCACACATGATCTAACAACACTCAGattctaatagccacaaaaaTAATCCCTTAAGAAGGCAAAAGCAACCTCtatatatactaaaacaaaaTGGATAACTAATGccaggaaaattataattttgcaattttacactatcaaatataaaaattcaataaaaaaaaaatagtgataagCCAGACTCTCCTCAAGACTCCTGAATTCTCAGTTAAGAGGTGAATATAGTGGAAGAAGCACTGGGAAGGCTGAATGGTGTCCCCTGTATAGAATACATTGTACTTCACTCAAAAAACTTTTTGACAGCTTACAGCAAACTTCCACTTACAACTGACATTTTCTACCAACTATGCCATACGAACATATAGCAAAAGGAAAGGACTGGCCAGTGCAACTGAGTTGACTAAATCTGAGGAAACTTTCAGTCAAATGCCAAGCAAACGTGAAACATGTCGACCTCAACTACTGAAGGGTAACTAATCTATGCCATCCCCAATTAACAAGCACTCGAGTATTTACCCTTTCATTCTTACAAAAACACATTCTTGGCTAACAATTGTGACAAGGCTCAAGACATACCATGACATGAGCAGAATGGATTTCAAGTCCTTACTCAAGTCTACATTTCCAAATAGaattagaatttaggccaaaggtcaagcactggaatctatgaggtcattcagtgttgaaacagaaattgacagtagtGAAATTTTTAGGTTACTGAACACTCATGGTTAAAGTAATATCATGCAATACCAAGTTTCCCTTGAACACAACCTTTTTCCTAAGCACAATGAAAAAACTGGAGCAACAAAGCTGGAAACTAGCATGCTTTtggaatatatttaataaaacatcGAAATTAAAAGTATGTAAAGACACTAACCATGAGGAAACAATGTTCTAAACCATTTTTAAAGTTCTACTAACAGTACCCAACATTATTTCTGGGCGGCAACCTTTCAATATATTTAACAAGCCTACATTTCCATAATACAATTTATTCCTCGTAAGTTGCATCAAAGTTATTATAATATCACTCCCAACACTAAAGGCTTCCAATCCTCTACAACAGTTTTTTTCCTTTGCCAAGGGAATGAGTAATTTCTATTAAAAGAATCAAACCAGACAAGTCACATTCATCAACTTGAATAGGGCTTGTCAACAGGACTACTAAAACAGCAAAAATTCGAAGATAAAATGCCACTCAAACAGGAGCCAAAGGAAAACTAAATACAAGGCAAAAAGCAAGTGTTCCACCTTGGACACAAAAATCCTTCAGTAACACTGTGATCAAGACAAGGTACAGAGTGCaatttgattttaggaaattaggTTACGGCAAGCACTGAAGCACTTTTGGCCGTTCAGAACTTGAGACTGAAAAGGGGGAGTAAGgacaaaagcacaaaataaaagcgAAAGGATTCAAGATTAAAGTACGAGGATCCCAAATGTGGGAATGTGAGAAACCTTCACAGCTGCATTAAGTAACACATGGGTTGGATAGCTTGGAACTGACAGGATGCTGCAACCatccagtaatgcctacagtgcactgcaagtCAAGTGTAATGTTTCAAGTTACAATGGcctatttttcagtttatagGTTCATAactaaaaaacaactaaaaaccaTGGAACGATTCAGAGGAATCTTTAAATACAGCAATTTTTTAGTAATAAACTGTTCAACAAAGACATTACTGTCCCATATTTTGCTATTTCCCTGAATAACTTCATTTACAACCCTAAAACCCAAGATACAATATTCTCCCTATACAGCTGTTATCTAGAAGTGAATGAGCAATGTCATCACCAGATActataattttacttaatatacATTCATTCAAGGCAACCACTATACATCTGCAAATCATAATGAAGTACAAGAAAGccctaaatttattattaaaaattagttatcAAGCTGTCCTGGTTAATCATTATGTCCAACTGCCAAATCTCAAACTATTGTGGCCAAACAAAATaccttttaacaaaaaatatcctgaggaaatattttcttagtaTATATTTGTGCCAAGCACACAACTGTAACACTACGCTCAAAGGTTAGTTTCCCAAAAAGGCCCCAAACTTTAAACCCACAAGCACCAATCAATACAGTAATGTACTTACAGAATCTGTCGTTCCCTGGCACTGATGATCGTATTCAAAATCATAGATGCCATAACGGCACTGTTCAGGCCCCAAATTTACCAGGTAGTTTAAGTAGTCATCATAACTAGCGTCTCTATCTCCAGTCTGTAAAGAAAGCAACTTTAGTAGTGTACActcctccagttttttttttttttttttttaaaggtcaaaCATCATTCAATTGAAATTTCTCAACTGTGTACAGGGGAAAACTTCATTTTGGATTACTCACCGTTTCAACATCAATGACCTTGTCATCTTTAATGTGGAAAATTATGTACCTATACATCTTTCCCTTCTTTATTTGTTGGAAGTACTCTATTACTGTATCCGATACTTGGACTCCTGAAGCCTGTGGGAAGAGAAACAAAGACAAtctgtaattttcaattttaaaataagCACATTAACTACTAATGTCTTCTGGATTCTGACCACACCAAATCATCCATAAATTCTTTCGTAAACTAAGGAGCAGTGACTTGTGTGAAAAAGTATGTCTTAAATCTAAAGAATAACCAAAACATAAGCCACTCCCGTTTTCATTCCTATTTGCCAAACAATACCACCACCACCTATTACTGACTTTTGATCTTCAAAATAATGATCCATCTGTTTCACATCTATGGACCTACATAAACtgatcaaaaatataaattaacatgtCTATTTTGCCATACCAGCAACCCAAAATTCAATCACGAATGGTAGAGTATGTTACAGTTAGTTGATACGTAttcaaacaataattaaaattataggATAAAAATCACCAACGATGCGTATAGAAGTTTTTCTATGTACTGTACTGCCCATCTATTACACACCTGGTATCAGCAATAGGAGACCACACACCTATGCATCAATTATATTTCTACAGGGGAATACCTTCAATTAGCTCCAGTCCTTTGCAAaagattaaaggtaaaaatacgGTCTTTAATCCTAATTCAATCATGAGGGTTTTCTGTACTGCCTCTGTAATCAACTGGCATCCAAGGTTTTAAAACTTGATACATTAATTCTGGTATCTTTGACAGTTCCTGTTCTGCTACCAATTATCTTAACTGGTGCACTTCATAAACTGCCCAACCTTCCTTCATCTTTAACTTAGACCGACACCTACGATATTTATCCAAAATTCATCTATCCACAACCATTTCAGAAGGGAAACCAACCTCTAGTGGCCACCAAATATTTGCAGTAGGCTGATTTACATTATTAGTTATCACAACCACCACCTTTTGGATAGTTTAAAAAGGCTTCAAAATACTAATATAGCCTAGTAGACTGAACATTAATAATGATGACATTACTAGTATTTACCTGTAGCCATGTGTTACCTGCATATAACAGATAGGCTACTAAAATGAAAATCTGCAGTTACTCTGCCCAAAGCTGAGAATGCAAGTGATGCTGAATATGATAGGGATAATAATGATTTGAGAGTTCAAATGATTATTTAGAAAGTTTGGTTAATTATAAGGTATGTTGAAAACCCCTATAAATAAACCATTACTAATACTACGTACTCAACTTGAGATAAAAGACCCCTATAAGGAAATTTTCCATGTTGGCCTAGTCTATGCATTTATGCAAATTATGATAAAAGCCAAGAAAAACTGTACAACattcatcagtttcatttttccAGAAGTACATCTTACggttttttcaaataaatgcaCAGGCCATAAACACCTTttgacagtacagtatatacctgGGCTACTGCAAGACTGCCTCTCTAATAAAATCAGCTTTCAAGTGAAACGACTGTTTAACATAACCTTAATATAATGTTTAATAATTGTGTACCAAGAAAACATATGAAAGTTTAAAACCATTACTACTTTACaaataactgaattaaaataaaGTCATGCATTAGCCTAGAGTCAGTCATCAATAACACTGCTGATGATTCTGGAGGTACTCTACTGCAATTCAAATCTTGTGTTCTGGCCTAGTCTCAATTTACGAAGACTTGCTGTATTAAACAACTCAACCAAGCATGAAAGTCATTTAAATATCACAAGCATTGCATCATGTGAGAACTGACAGACTATCCCCCTTAATGGACACCAATGAACAACTGCCTACTTCGCACAAAGTCTGACAAATCCCTTCAACTTTGTAGGTTAAGGGAAGCAACGACAGGACTTTCTCCCCCGACGGCCCTCCATGCACACACTGTACAAGTCTTGACAAATCCCTTCAAGTGTGTAATAGCTGCAGAGACAAGTGACAGTCTGATCCCTTCATGTTCATCTATAAAGTATGCAGTGTATGGTGATAAAATTACAGTAGATATAGAATCAAAGCTGGGAACTAGTGGTTGACGTTCTGACAATGGAGCAGCACCAAAAGAAAGTGGACAGCACGAGACTTATGAAGGCTCAAATAGCCACAGAGACTTGGGTAACAGCACAAGGGTCAAGTGCAGGATGTTGTGAAAGACCCAAGAACTATACTTGGTTAGATgcaaaatgcaagcagaaaggtACAAGTACTTGTACGTCAGGAAATTTAGAATGATGGGAGTTAAATGTGTAAAGTACAAGTCAACAATATCTCCATTTTATGTACAAGGTAATTAAAACCAATTTATAGTAGTTGGAAACTCACCTAAACAGATTTGGGGCAGGAGACTTAAAAGCTGAAATTAGCAGGCTCAGGTTAAGGGATGGGCCTAACACTCCAGATGATTTAAGCAAGGGACAAAGACTAAGCCAGCATTAGTCAAGATGGgtataaactaaaatatatttaacgCATCTTTCAAGAGCATGTTGGCCAATTTTGCAGGGGGCATGTTATGACTGACACACTATTAACTGTTGGGTAATTCTACTAGGATATTGTTTTCTAAGTTAGCTTATGGCGGACAGAAATGACAAAGTGGCAATAAAATGGAAGGATGAGCAGAAGCTGGTGTCGAGGATAAGTGTTGGATTACCACCGAGACAAGTGCAACCAGCAGTGCCACACTACCATAAGATTTTCCTCAAAATTGTATTCATAAAACCAAAACTGATAATGAGTCTGGAATAATTATGCAATCACTCACCGACATGGTTGGATGACACCATTCAAGTGACTGCAAAATGACAACTTTTTTGCAACTGgggtttatgaaataaaataacctCTAGGAATGTACTTCATGGTTACATTGTCACTCTCTAGTACTTCATTCCGTCAAATCTGAGGAGATACACTGGATGGACTATCTTTCCCTTCAAGTAGGCCTATACCAACACTTGCTTATTTACTTCACATAATTTGACCTAAAACCCTTCATCCATCTAAGGTAGACAGAATTCAAGACAGCTAAAGTATGAAGCAAGTTGCCATTACTGGTGTATACAGTCAAGTACTATACTTATGCAAAACTAAAAGCAACACTGGGTAAAGAGCTATAATCTCCACATAACTAAAAGAAAGTAAGGAAATGAGATGTATGCAATCAGGTGGTAGAGTTAAGATTTAAAGAGCACAATGTTAGGATCAGATTACGCAATAACAAGTACTGTACATTTACGGATCAAGAACCAGCTTGTAAGTCAATGAAAGCCTATGACAGCACTGTTAATACTTTCTTGCTAGTCAATAGCAACTTCTGTATAGCTAACCccaaagtgaatgaaaatattgcTATGATAAAGACGCCAATTATCAACATTTCTTGCTACACTTTACATTTTTAGGCAAATTTACCAAATCTCACAACAGACTTGGGGAGAATCTGGGAACCCAGCCCCACCAAAGTAGGCCGGCACTCTTGACCATGTACCATTTCCCTGCACCATCTCACATTCTGGTGATAATCTTGTCAGCATACAGGAAAAATGGGCAAACTTTAAACCAAACTTATTAGAAAAGGGATGCAATAGACCACAATTAACAGCACAGATGTTAAACAGAGGAGCAAATTTCTCAGGACTGTCCTTGATTCATGATACTGTATAGGTACTTGAGCTACGTCAAGTTACATATGAGTTATCTTAAGTTATCTCTCCCTTTCAGAACAAAGTTTCCAATAGACTATGCTAAAGAGTACCTCATCAGTTATACATTCTAAGGCTGTGATTGTGAAATCATGATTAAGGCAGAGCCCCAAGCTAGTTTTAAGTGTGGTCTAGAGGTCTTTCCCCCAAAAACATGCTACCCTGATTACCTAGACAAAGCCATAAGGAAACTGCAGTCATGGTAAATGAATAGTTTCACGAGTCAAACTAGGTTGAGTCTCGTGTTCCCAAATCCTTAGTAGCCAACCTAAAGACCATAAGAAAAAGGCAGTCACAGTGAAAGTATAAgattaaaacatacaaaatatctAGAATCCGTGGATGTAAAATAACAATGGAAAGAAACTATGAGGAAAATTCTGTGTGAAAGACACTGAGCTTATACCTATGCTTTCCCTTCAAGTATCAACTTACTGAAATCTAAACATTTAGAAGTACAATACATACCATTCAATAGCCTGAAGAGTTTTTCAACAGATGTGTGGTATGattataaaatgcataaaaaacttAAATCTGATTAAGCAGGTTTTTAATTTACCTAGTTATTTCTATGGGCAACTCACAGTCACAGGATAAAGTATTAAAAGTCTCCACTTTTCAGAGCAAAAGCTAAAATTCTGGGATAGCTACATCTACCTTGGTTTTGTTTTACACATATGCTTACAACAGATTCACATACCCAAGACTCACACAAATCATGCTCCAATCcaagaaattttaatttgtagAAGAAACACTGTTCTAGCAAACATGAACGCCAAGCTTCGTGGAATAAAACTACAGGACAATTTTCTGTAAACGTGGTATTGAccggaaataattattttcagtaaatacaTAGTACTGAttggaaataaaactttaaactgAAGGAAAAGACTTCTGGCTACAGTTTTCTTAGCCTGGCCTCAGATGCTTGGAGAATggacattacacaaattacacttTACTAATTAAGAGTGTAGGGGTCATTAAACCAACCTCAATACAGCTTGTTTCTCATACCCCTTAAAGTATTTGTAGGTTAAAAGCCACTAAATATTTACTGTCAGAAGCCTCCCATTTCCACTTCTAAGGAAACTATTGGAAGCCAGCCAAAGgaacattaccataaaaaaaaaaaaaccttgaaagcACAAAGGCCTAGTATTATAGGTCAAGCCCAACTTTAATTTTAAAGTGCAAAATCTCAGCCCTTGATTCATCAACGCTATACTGACTAGATTACTTGCTATTTCCCTTCGAATGTCTTTGTTAATTCAAAAGACACTGGATTCCATTTGGGGTCACATTAAGACAAAATATTTCTAATCACTAAGGTCATCTGAAGGACATGGCAGATAAAATAACCTCCAGAATTTGTTAGTTCTAAAACCACCGTAACCACCCACCTTTAGGACTCACAAACagcatttttccaaattacagcAGTGGGACCCAGGGTCAAATTCTGTCGACTTCGTATTCAAAAGATCCCTATTCTGGACCTATATCATTTATCCCTTATTCTGGATCTATGTCATTTATCCTACGTGAAAATAACATTGGATTGTTCCATCATCTCTTCAACAATCTTGCGAATACTTAGGCTATCCAGATCTACAGACTCACCTAAATGTAAATGTCTGCCAACTAAGGGTTCTATTCCATTATCTGGACTGCAGTTAATACTAATACATAATTACGGCCAGTAACTTGCAGCCCAGTTTTACGTCCCTTGGGCTAATAGAGAGATCAGTTTCAGCCAAAGCCAGCTCAaatgtcaaggaaaaaaaaaaaagcctccatATAAACTTTGGACATTTAACTCATAATTATTGGGAATATGCTAGGTATAACACACCCGACTGAAAGAAACCAGCAAGCTAATCTAACAACATACAAGGTTAGACTGAACAATGGCTCATAATGTGGAAAGTTTGTTCTACTTCTGTCTGACCTGAACCCCCAACAAGACTAAGGTTTTCGTCTATTTTCCATACCCAGGGCCTTCCTACTGGTTTTCGTCCTCCTACAGTACTTCAACGGCTCCCTAGCCTACAGCTTCCCTTCCCACcgcatgtccaaaccatctcaccCAGAGATCCACCCATTACAACAAAATTTGGGAAATTTTGTGACCAAAATCCGTCCACGCTGCACCTAATCTTGACGCGTACTTTATTCATTgtcccttccccctttttttttgaataattgcTCTTCTAAAATCTGCCCCATCAACCACGacttacaaaatacaaatttcagaCTATATCAGCCCCGAACATCAGACTGCTTTCAGGAGCAAGGCCGGAGGAGGCCAGGGGCGGCCTCACCTTCGACTCTACGGAAACAAAGCAACAAAAGTAACGTGCGATTGCCTTCGTGAACTCGGCGACGTTAAGTAGGTCATGAACCGAATTTCACCGAATGTAATAAGCATTTTTGGGGGAATATCACGCGACAAAGGACCACTAGGGTTccgtagggagagagagaagagggagagggagagcgcCCCCCGGGGCAGTGAGCAATCGCGTTAGTGCAAGCACCGTCGCCCTTACCGGTGGCCGCCGGTAGGCCTATTACACAAGCCGGAGGAGTTTTTCAGGGAGGCAGAGGGCCTCCTGCGAATAACGACGCCATGCCTACAGAGCGGGCAACGCCAAGGGCCGGGAAGGGCACGGCCAGGGGGCCGAAGTCGGTCCCTATCATGATGGCGAGCCCGAGAGCAAAGCTCAAAATACATCCCACGAGAATGTTtggccgccgccgccgccggtACTTCCTTCTTCCTTACGCCGGCGGCTTCGTCTTTCgggcgagggagagagagagcaaagccgACGTGGCCTGCCGAGAGGCCAAAGCCGCCGCAGCCGACCGACGCAGAAGCGGAAAGAAGAAGCCCCAACTTACCATCGTAAATCCAATTCACCAAAGTTCTGATCACTAGGGAACACAGACTGACTATTAGTGACTGACTCCGATGAGGATGTTCAACTTGAAGGGGCGTAGTGCGAGTAGTGACGTCATATATCACTCCGCCGAGTCCGTCCGGTGACGAGAGCTTTTGTCACGCCGCCGCCCATTGGCCCGTCGCCTCTCTCTCGGCCCCACAATGCAGACTTTCGGCCAATGGGAACAGTGCTTACAGCCGCTGAAATGTCATCGCTGAAAAAATACGAAATGATCTCATAGTAAGCATTACTAGTTGGTAACTTTGTTATTCGATGCATCATTATATATGACCTTTAAAAATTTAGGTTTAATCCCAAAATTTCCTATGCATTGCCGCCAGAGGAACTACTTTCTGCCAATTCCAGGTGAATTTGCAACAACTGACTGTCgaatggcgaaactggcaaagcTGCCAAATTCTACTCACTCACTCGCCATGCTTATCAACTATTTGCACATCAGTCatggtaataatatatttaatagcaATGCATTATAGCCTTCATTAATACAAATCTCGTGAAATATAAAACCCACGAAAAATATCAATCGTTCGAGAAGAACATAGGCCAATCAAGATTTGAAACAAGAGGATATTGCCATATATGGTAAAGTTGGAATTTCGACAGCTATCGTAATGTCAATGAAGTCTCTCTGAGCTGATTGTCAAAATATCTGAAAGTTTTACGAGAGAAGATTCTGGTGGAAAATAGAAAGAACGCTTGTCGTAgtataattaaaggaaaaaattccttaaaagaaaagaattttcagtCAAGACAACTCCGCATTCGTATTTCATAAAATGACAAATGCTACTATTAAAATTACTGGGGTTAGCCACCAGTGACTATTGCACTAATAGCGAAtctaaatatcaaatgaaataacACGTTCACATTACTCGGTCCCATTTTTACCGGCAGGGTGTTGACAGCTGACACATCTTAGGAGAATCCTCGCCTAATGACGAAGCTGAGGCAGGCTATCGTGAAATTATTCTGTGAGAATTTACAACCAGCGTAATATATGAGCGGCAGCTTTCAAGTCAATGtatattcaccaacaaaaaataaattttacgaGACCAAAAGCAAGATATGTAAGTGCTGCATATTTAAATTACCAAAAAAGATAAAACCTCGCACACCGTCTGGAAACGGATTGCGTAACAGAATGCGGTCCTCTTGGTTTAATCATAGGTTGATCCCATACAAAGAGCGGACAGTCCAGATGGAAATTTGGATGATGTAATTGTGATGCCATAGGTCTGTTTTCACCTTTTAAGCTTGATATATAAAactgctgactttttttttataaacaaccTTGCTTTATTGTTAATAGAAAATGCACCATTTTGTCCGCAATGCACTCCCGCGTTCCTGATGAATGTGGGTCTATAGGCTGCCTTGAATGGTGTCGATCTGTGAGGTTTCCgctatatatgctgtatatatatacatacatacgtatatatatatatatatatatatattatatatatatatatattatatatatatatatatatatatatatatatatatatatatatatatatatatatatatacatacatacacacacacacacatatatatatatatatatatatatatatatatatatatatatatatatatatatatatattatatatatatatatatatatatatatatatatatatatatatatatatatatatatatatatatatatatgttccagcataactctgaaacacattgagcaatttctaccaaacttggtatgcatatgacttactatctcgagaAGATTACT encodes:
- the tsr gene encoding cofilin/actin-depolymerizing factor homolog isoform X2 translates to MYRYIIFHIKDDKVIDVETTGDRDASYDDYLNYLVNLGPEQCRYGIYDFEYDHQCQGTTDSTRKQKLFLMSWCPDTAKIKKKMLYSSSFDALKQSLEGIGKYIQATDMAEASYECVLDKMRSTDRT
- the tsr gene encoding cofilin/actin-depolymerizing factor homolog isoform X1 yields the protein MASGVQVSDTVIEYFQQIKKGKMYRYIIFHIKDDKVIDVETTGDRDASYDDYLNYLVNLGPEQCRYGIYDFEYDHQCQGTTDSTRKQKLFLMSWCPDTAKIKKKMLYSSSFDALKQSLEGIGKYIQATDMAEASYECVLDKMRSTDRT